From a single Brassica rapa cultivar Chiifu-401-42 chromosome A01, CAAS_Brap_v3.01, whole genome shotgun sequence genomic region:
- the MORN gene encoding uncharacterized protein MORN, translated as MHLKNSTVAERRFIGKEAASYPPSSDLDPKPKIKHHRPLQVPETLTPEKPTYRSAIGANPYNQSQAQSHLTVEIPDSSPPQKRPAAAAAQSSHPFNDFRRGGGGSDRGSLGLLSFLSSSLPSNQKLLRQVIRVRLICFHLRFLLLLSVPPLYIFFLLISVRVVLLFVFSIIAFSFILSISLKFALPHLPSIRLFIARLLSLSPTRSSSSSSSSSQERTKQVVWSIGSKPVTEKKTNSGSWVQKYSSGDVYEGEFLRGKCSGSGVYYYSMKGKYEGDWVDGKYDGFGVETWAKGSRYRGQYRQGMRHGTGIYRFYTGDVYAGEWSNGQSHGCGVYTSEDGSRFVGEFKWGVKHGLGHYHFRNGDTYAGEYFADRMHGFGVYLFGNGHRYEGAWHEGRRQGLGMYTFRNGETQAGHWENGVLSCPTEQTTRPDSSFSISHSKVLDTVQQARKAAEKAREVVKVEERVNRAVMVANRAANAARVAATKAVQTQTYYSSGGGDDPL; from the exons ATGCATCTAAAGAATTCAACTGTAGCAGAACGGCGGTTCATCGGAAAAGAAGCCGCCAGTTATCCACCTTCCTCCGATTTGGATCCGAAACCAAAGATTAAGCATCATCGCCCCCTTCAAGTACCCGAAACGCTAACCCCAGAGAAACCCACGTACCGAAGCGCCATTGGAGCAAACCCTTATAACCAATCGCAAGCCCAGAGCCATCTCACCGTCGAAATCCCAGATTCATCGCCTCCGCAAAAGAGGCCTGCAGCGGCGGCGGCTCAATCCTCTCATCCGTTTAACGATTTCCGccgcggaggaggaggaagcgACCGTGGAAGCTTGGGTCTTTTGTCGTTTCTCTCATCGTCTCTTCCGTCGAATCAGAAGCTGCTCCGTCAAGTCATCCGAGTTCGTTTGATATGTTTCCACCTCCGTTTCCTGCTTCTTCTCTCCGTTCCTCCTCTCTACATCTTCTTCCTGTTAATCAGTGTCCGAGTCGTCCTCCTCTTCGTCTTCTCCATCATCGCTTTCTCGTTCATCCTCTCGATCTCTCTCAAGTTCGCTCTCCCTCACTTACCCTCGATTCGTCTCTTCATCGCTCGCTTGCTCTCCCTCAGCCCCACAagatcctcctcctcttcctcttcctcctctcaaGAGAGGACGAAACAGGTTGTTTGGTCAATCGGGTCAAAGCCTGTTACGGAGAAGAAGACTAACTCCGGCTCTTGGGTTCAGAAGTACAGCTCTGGGGATGTGTACGAGGGAGAGTTTCTTAGGGGGAAGTGTTCAGGGAGTGGAGTTTATTACTATTCGATGAAGGGTAAGTACGAAGGAGATTGGGTTGATGGGAAGTATGATGGCTTTGGAGTTGAGACGTGGGCTAAAGGAAGTAGGTACAGAGGTCAATACAGGCAAGGGATGAGACATGGAACTGGAATCTATAGGTTTTATACGGGGGATGTGTATGCTGGTGAGTGGTCTAATGGACAGAGCCATGGATGTGGTGTGTATACCTCTGAGGATGGTAGCAGATTTGTTGGAGAGTTCAAATGGGGTGTTAAACATGGTCTTGGTCACTACCATTTCAG AAATGGCGATACATATGCTGGAGAGTACTTTGCAGACAGGATGCATGGTTTTGGAGTGTATCTATTTGGAAACGGACATCGGTATGAAGGAGCGTGGCATGAAGGGAGAAGGCAAGGGCTTGGTATGTACACATTCAGGAACGGTGAGACACAGGCTGGGCATTGGGAAAACGGTGTTCTCAGCTGTCCTACCGAGCAGACAACCCGTCCCGATTCATCGTTTTCCATCAGTCACTCCAAGGTTCTAGACACTGTCCAG CAAGCAAGGAAAGCAGCAGAGAAAGCACGTGAAGTTGTGAAAGTGGAAGAGAGAGTAAACAGAGCAGTGATGGTCGCAAACCGAGCAGCTAATGCTGCTAGAGTTGCTGCTACAAAGGCTGTTCAAACCCAAACATATTACAGTAGTGGCGGCGGCGATGATCCCTTGTGA